One window from the genome of Microbulbifer pacificus encodes:
- a CDS encoding DUF885 domain-containing protein: protein MRKALLSLVIASVVAGCQQAEEPKKEAQLESGAVATEQQAANPASVAESEQEAETKRLGEWFDTKYEEELQFSPVQLSYLGRKEQYDKIDDMSKAADERELAWKKATVEEMKQKFDYDKLSTIGKESYDLWIQQYEQEAANQPFWDYSYFASELGGPEAQFPTFLINQHKVDSEQDMRDYITRIGGISSALGQMLVRAQDSAKAGVRPPRFAYDLAIERAQKVTSGQPFGDGDDAPLMADAKKKIAALKDAGTIDDATAKDLQGQVEKALTGQMKPSYDAYIAWLKQDRANADEEPQGVSKLPNGEAFYSNRLANYTTLPLTAEEVHQIGLDEVARIRKEMEGIKDQVGFKGTLPEFFAFIRTDDQFYYPNTDEGREKYLEETRGYLADVHKKLPEYFGILPKADLVVKRVEAFREVPGGAQHYVPGTPDGKRPGTYYVHMSDMSALSTTDMETVTYHEGNPGHHMQISIAQELEGIPQFRTQAHFTPYVEGWALYSEKLSKEMGQFQDPYRDFGRLTAEMWRAIRLVVDTGMHAKGWSQEQAVQYFLDNSAIPEGAVRSEVRRYLTVPGQATAYKIGMLKIEELRGKAEQQLGDKFDIRAFHDTVLGGGALPLPLLEKRVDNWIASVNS from the coding sequence ATGCGCAAAGCGCTCCTGAGTCTGGTGATTGCATCCGTGGTTGCAGGTTGTCAGCAGGCAGAAGAACCTAAAAAAGAGGCACAGCTGGAATCCGGTGCGGTAGCGACGGAGCAGCAGGCGGCCAACCCGGCTTCGGTTGCGGAAAGCGAGCAGGAGGCGGAGACCAAGCGCCTCGGCGAATGGTTCGACACAAAATATGAAGAGGAGCTGCAGTTCAGCCCGGTGCAGCTCAGCTACTTAGGCCGCAAGGAGCAGTACGACAAGATCGACGATATGAGCAAGGCCGCCGACGAGCGCGAACTGGCCTGGAAAAAAGCCACCGTCGAGGAGATGAAGCAGAAGTTCGACTACGACAAGCTGAGCACCATCGGCAAGGAGTCCTACGACCTGTGGATCCAGCAGTACGAGCAGGAAGCGGCCAATCAGCCATTCTGGGATTACAGCTATTTCGCCAGTGAACTGGGCGGTCCGGAAGCGCAGTTCCCCACCTTCCTGATCAACCAGCACAAGGTGGACAGTGAACAGGACATGCGGGACTACATTACCCGTATCGGCGGTATCAGCAGCGCACTCGGTCAGATGCTGGTGCGTGCGCAGGACTCCGCCAAGGCCGGCGTACGCCCGCCGCGTTTCGCCTATGATCTCGCCATCGAGCGCGCGCAGAAGGTCACCTCAGGCCAACCGTTCGGCGACGGAGATGACGCCCCGTTGATGGCGGACGCGAAGAAAAAAATCGCTGCTCTGAAAGATGCCGGCACGATCGACGACGCCACCGCCAAGGACCTGCAGGGGCAGGTGGAAAAAGCTCTCACCGGTCAGATGAAGCCCTCCTACGATGCCTATATTGCCTGGCTGAAACAGGATCGCGCCAATGCGGACGAGGAGCCGCAGGGCGTATCCAAACTGCCAAACGGCGAAGCCTTCTACAGCAACCGCCTGGCCAACTACACCACCCTGCCGCTGACGGCAGAGGAAGTCCACCAGATCGGTCTCGATGAAGTGGCGCGTATCCGCAAGGAAATGGAAGGCATCAAAGACCAGGTGGGCTTCAAGGGCACGCTGCCGGAGTTCTTCGCCTTCATCCGTACCGACGACCAGTTCTACTATCCCAACACCGATGAGGGCCGGGAGAAATACCTGGAAGAAACCCGCGGATACCTCGCCGATGTACATAAAAAACTGCCGGAGTATTTCGGTATTCTGCCCAAGGCGGATCTGGTGGTGAAGCGTGTGGAAGCCTTCCGTGAAGTGCCCGGCGGCGCCCAGCACTATGTGCCCGGTACCCCCGATGGCAAGCGTCCGGGCACCTACTATGTGCATATGTCCGACATGAGCGCCCTGTCCACTACGGATATGGAAACCGTGACCTATCACGAGGGCAACCCCGGTCACCACATGCAGATTTCCATCGCCCAGGAGCTGGAGGGTATTCCACAGTTTCGCACCCAGGCCCACTTCACGCCGTACGTGGAGGGGTGGGCGCTGTATTCCGAGAAGCTCTCCAAAGAGATGGGCCAGTTCCAGGACCCCTACCGGGACTTCGGCCGCCTGACCGCAGAAATGTGGCGGGCCATCCGCCTGGTGGTGGATACCGGCATGCATGCCAAAGGCTGGAGCCAGGAGCAGGCCGTACAGTACTTCCTGGATAACTCCGCGATTCCGGAGGGCGCCGTGCGCTCCGAAGTGCGCCGCTACCTGACCGTCCCCGGCCAGGCCACCGCGTACAAAATCGGCATGCTGAAAATCGAAGAACTGCGCGGCAAGGCGGAACAGCAGCTTGGTGACAAGTTCGACATCCGCGCCTTCCACGATACCGTGCTCGGTGGCGGCGCGCTGCCGTTACCGCTGCTGGAAAAGCGTGTGGATAACTGGATTGCCAGTGTGAATAGCTGA
- a CDS encoding mechanosensitive ion channel family protein, producing the protein MDGLKAQLEELWPLVMDVGLNVLWALLAILVTWIAAKIVARGVNRLSERGIDETLIPVLETLAVWGTYVVGGLVVLDIFGANTTSLVALLGAAGLAVGLALKDTLQCIAAGFVLLGLRPFRVGETIQFGGTIGTVRKIGLFTTELDTPDGLRISAPNDKVWGETLTNFTRNSSRRIEIIASIAYGDDVETGMNVLRTLVANDARILADPEPSYAVRALADSSVNLHLRAWAKTEEYWDVYWDLMKKLKPALEAEGLTIPFPQRELHIVDAAQKQLAK; encoded by the coding sequence GTGGATGGACTGAAAGCGCAACTGGAAGAGCTGTGGCCGCTGGTGATGGATGTGGGGCTCAATGTGCTGTGGGCCCTGTTGGCGATTCTGGTGACCTGGATTGCGGCAAAGATTGTCGCCCGCGGCGTCAATCGCCTGAGCGAGCGCGGCATCGATGAGACTCTGATCCCGGTGCTGGAAACCCTCGCGGTATGGGGCACCTATGTGGTGGGTGGCCTGGTGGTGCTGGATATTTTCGGAGCCAACACCACCTCCCTGGTGGCATTGCTGGGCGCCGCTGGCCTGGCCGTCGGTCTCGCTCTGAAAGACACCTTGCAGTGTATCGCCGCCGGCTTCGTGCTGCTGGGACTGCGTCCGTTCCGCGTGGGTGAAACCATCCAGTTCGGCGGCACCATCGGTACCGTGCGCAAGATCGGTCTGTTTACCACTGAGCTGGATACCCCGGATGGCCTGCGCATCTCCGCACCCAATGACAAGGTGTGGGGGGAGACCCTGACCAACTTTACCCGCAATTCGAGCCGCCGCATCGAGATCATCGCCAGTATTGCCTACGGCGATGATGTTGAAACCGGTATGAATGTGTTGCGCACACTGGTGGCCAATGACGCCCGTATTCTCGCCGACCCCGAGCCGAGTTACGCGGTGCGCGCCCTGGCGGACAGTTCGGTGAATCTGCACCTGCGCGCCTGGGCAAAGACCGAGGAATACTGGGATGTGTACTGGGACCTGATGAAAAAACTCAAGCCGGCACTGGAAGCGGAAGGCCTGACCATCCCATTCCCGCAGCGTGAACTGCATATCGTGGACGCCGCGCAGAAACAGCTGGCGAAGTAG
- a CDS encoding NAD-dependent epimerase/dehydratase family protein translates to MHAFVTGGTGFLGANLIEQLVADGWQVTAMHRPGSNVARLRALGAAPVEASLDDIDALRAALPAELNAVFHLAGNTSMWRGGNAQQWRDNVQGSANLARAAREHFTAQVTAGKAPGRMIVTSSISAYGKQQSVISEASPKLANDSNHHYHYSKMHAELAVQEEIARGLDAVFLNPCAIVGKYDVSSWAQTFFLLAENRLPGVPPGSGSFCHAGAVARAHINAFHRGRRGENYILAGTDASFLEFFGIIARLVGVPAPRRTTPAFAIHIIAALSDLTSRVTGREPAVTPQKASMLTSRMVADSRRAERELDYRSDVSLEEMLRESRDWLVAEGLLQLAGRESPHTGIRKGT, encoded by the coding sequence ATGCACGCTTTTGTCACCGGCGGTACCGGTTTTCTCGGTGCCAATCTGATTGAACAGCTGGTTGCCGATGGCTGGCAGGTGACCGCCATGCATCGTCCCGGCTCGAATGTGGCGCGGCTGCGCGCGCTGGGAGCCGCTCCGGTAGAGGCGTCACTGGACGATATCGACGCGCTGCGCGCGGCCCTGCCGGCGGAGCTGAACGCGGTGTTTCATCTGGCTGGCAACACCAGTATGTGGCGCGGCGGCAATGCGCAGCAGTGGCGGGACAATGTACAGGGCTCGGCCAATCTGGCGCGCGCCGCGCGCGAACATTTCACCGCACAGGTTACGGCCGGTAAAGCGCCCGGTCGCATGATCGTCACCAGCTCCATTTCCGCCTACGGCAAGCAGCAAAGTGTGATCAGCGAGGCAAGCCCGAAACTCGCCAATGATTCAAACCACCACTACCACTACTCCAAAATGCACGCGGAGCTCGCGGTGCAGGAAGAGATCGCGCGCGGACTGGATGCGGTGTTCCTGAACCCCTGTGCGATCGTCGGTAAATACGATGTATCGAGCTGGGCACAGACATTTTTCCTGTTGGCGGAAAACCGGTTGCCGGGGGTTCCACCGGGCAGCGGTTCTTTCTGTCACGCGGGGGCGGTGGCGCGCGCGCATATCAATGCCTTCCATCGCGGGCGCCGCGGTGAGAACTATATCCTCGCGGGTACCGACGCCAGTTTTCTCGAATTTTTCGGCATCATTGCCCGTCTGGTGGGTGTTCCGGCGCCGCGCCGCACGACTCCCGCATTCGCCATCCACATCATCGCTGCGCTGTCAGATCTCACATCGCGGGTAACCGGTCGCGAGCCGGCGGTAACGCCGCAGAAAGCCAGTATGCTCACCAGTCGCATGGTGGCGGACAGCCGTCGCGCCGAGCGTGAGCTGGATTACCGCAGCGATGTCAGCCTGGAAGAGATGCTGCGCGAGTCCCGCGATTGGCTGGTGGCAGAGGGTTTGCTGCAGCTCGCGGGGCGAGAGTCGCCACACACCGGAATCAGGAAGGGTACATGA